The Oreochromis niloticus isolate F11D_XX linkage group LG18, O_niloticus_UMD_NMBU, whole genome shotgun sequence DNA window aaaaaaacaagttagaAACAAGATTATAAACATCCTGTTACTCAGACATCAAAGTCATACTCTTTGCTTTCACCGTATTCCTTCCAGGGCTCCCGTTTGGATGACCAGCGGTGtgctcctccccctcctccagTCCGAGGGCCCACCGTACCAGATGAGGACTTCTTCAGCCTCATCATGCGGTCGCAGGCCAAACGAATGGACGAACAACGTGTCACCCTGCCTTCTGCTGCAAACGCTGCATCTAGGCCAAGCTCCAGCTAAACAAAGCACTAAAGGGACTGTGAGGTCTTTTGTTTAATGAAGGTGTGGACAATATCGTGATGGACCAGTGATCACTTCCTTGTCCTTTAGGACAACACATAGCATTATCAGCACTGTATGCAGTTGACAGTATGGGGGCTGGGGGAACTCAGATTAACAAGGACTTTTCGCACAGCTTGTACAAAGATGAACTCAGAGTAGCATCAGGGAcaaaaggggttttttttaataattgtttttaataattcTGTACTGCTGCATACTCTCACTTCACcctgtgtatttttaaatacaCCACTGCAGGtatgtttgtatttattgttcTTGTCCCATGAACTGCCGTCCCACTGCTATGAGGTAGTAGAGGTATACTCATAGTGGTGTTTTAAATCACTCTTTTCATGTATTACAGCCCTTTACAGATATGGCATACATGGCATCAGTGGCTTCATCAGTTCTCCGACAGGTCACTTGGCCTCAGCTCGCAGCAGTTATGGAGAGAGCGCACAGTGTTTGCCGCAGGTGTCTGTTACACTTGTGGCAATTAGTCTTTTGTCAAGAACTGCCCCTTTAACACAGGCACTTAGAAAGTCCTTTTCAGAATTGTGAGTGTGCGTGTCTTGTGCGTGCCTGTTTGATGTGATTTCATGGAGTTTCTGAGTTGTGCCATGTTGaaagtaaaatgtaaatgtttgaagGTGTGATCTGTTCTGATTTCTGTGGAAACTTTTCATGAAAAAGTGACCATGGTGCTTTATGAATCTCATTGAAAAGAGTGTGTGTCTGAAAAGGGTTTTTGTTTGAGTTAATTTCCTGAAGTCACACAGGAGGCACTTACAAAAGCTACTATGAGCAAACTGATAAAGTATGCATTTAACCCATGTACAGTCTGTTTCTCTTACCCTTTTGTACTAAATATTCTGAGTGAGATCAGAGGAATAAAACATGTCTGTTCATGTAGCCATCGTGACTTGTTTTAAAATGCTCAGCATCAAGTATTTAATCcaaagaagaaaagcaaaacacaaaatgcagagTTTGTGTAAAAGACACTTTATTGAACGTACCAGCAGTCAGACTTCAGTTAGCTTGAATTCATCtgtcacttttaaaaacaaggctTAATACAAGAGCCACTAGCATTTCAAAAACTAACTgtacatacataaacacaactGAAATAAATACATCTATGTACGTATTAGTTTGGCCTTCGTTGTTAAAATAATATATACTATACATTAACATATAAACTTAAATATGCATCTCTGCAAGTAAGTCAATATTAGAAGACGATGTTAAAAGGACAAAGTGCgcaggttaaaataaaaaataaaataatatgcaTATGCCCCAAACACTGGttctaaataaatatcaaaacaCCCGTGCTTCCATCCAGATTTCATTGTGCATACGGTCAGACCCTTGTTTGGGGAAAAGACTGCCATCTACTGATGTTACACACATAGAGCAGTAGACAAGCCAAAGCTTTTGAGCACAGCCAAATCCAAACTGAATGCAAGGGCGCCCAACCAATAATCACATGCTGTACTTCCCTTTGATACTAACATAGTAACGAGCAAGCCACTGCAAAGACACCGGAACAGCTtcagcacaaaaaaagaaagaaaacaaaacaacaaacacggattttaaatttaaacacaCTAGCTCGTTTACACGGTTGAAGCTGCAGTAATGCAGTGCATACAGTAATGTTAGACACCCCACGGGGAAGCACAAGATAGCCTGACTTCCACAGATTCGGCCTCCCGAGAGGAAAAGCTCACTactgaaacactggaaaaactacattttacatcaaatttttgtttttcttaaacaaTAGCAGCGTCACACCAGCTGTAAAAATAATGATATGCAAAAAGAGGAATGTATGATTCTCAAAATGACTTAACAAAATTTGATCTTAAAAAAAGgacaattttttgatttttgcttttgtttttgttatggaAACTGAGAACTCAAGGAAGGCACCATCATGAACAAAGCACTCCTGTCCTGTCTCTCCTACTCAACCCTTTAGGAAAAAGGACATGCAGCAACTGATTGGTGTGAGCAGAGAGCAAAAACGCAGGGCGAATTACAGGATGAAGAACGACGAAGAATCCTGCAGTTTTACTCCTCAGTGTGGTGATCAAGAAAGGAGAACATGCAACAAGTGTGCTTTTGATGTGTTCCAGGTGCGAGTCCCATTTGCTTTACTACAGACAGGAGGGAAAGGCTTGTTCACCAGTTTGTGTAcctacaagtgtgtgtgtgtgtgtgtgtgtgtgtgtgtgtgtaagggtgGGACAGTGTTTACAATGCAGAGGAGCAGTAATATTTTAAGGGAATGTGTCTCCTTCAGATAGAAACAActggttctgtgtgtgtgtgtgtgtgtgtgtgtgtgtgtgtgtgtgtgtgtgtgggcatacaagtgtgtgtgtgttatggatTGTGTGTCCAAAGTGTGACAGTGCGATCAGCAGAGGATGAGAGGAAGGACAGGTCTTGTGTGTGCCATCGGCACTGGATCACTTTGTCACCGTGTTCTCCCACCACGGTCAGAGGCAGCTGTTTGGTCAGGTCACCTAGAGAGACGGAGGAGGAGGCAGAAAACCATCAGACACGTGCTAAGGGTGTGGATTctggattttctctaatttaCACAGCATTAAACATGTGgcctcaaatatatacatacactctTAAATCTTTTAATATGTAGTGTTAAAGGATCTGCGACATCTTAATTAGCTGCCCACATGGACAAGCCAAATGCTTTATCGTCACACGAGACAAAGGTTGTTATTTGGCCACAGTGACAAGAGCTGCAGTATATTTGGAGGCATAAAGGTGAGGCGTTGAACCCTAAGAACACTGCCAGCTGTCAAACATGCTGGTTGTAGCATCCTGCTCTGGGTTGTTTAATGTTGGGACATTGCACaaagtggatggaataatgaTAAAGGAGTACtacctccaaattcttcaacttcacctCGAATCTACAGCTCAATGGTTAAAACTTGAACACGCCCTTGGCATGTTACATTACAAAATGCTCCAAAAACCCACTAACATTAAAGTACATGACAATCAAAACCATTGTATATGCAAAAACTGCAGAATGTGGTCAGTTTATCCAGTTTATCTCTGGGTATATTAGACTGTGGGCAAATCTGCAAATAATGGTAGCTGTACTGCTTTCTGTCAGCATATACCGTCTTTGTGAATCAACATGacctgttttattattttattttctgctttagCCTCACAGACAGCACAGATTGTCCAAATGTGATGTACCTATGATGTAACTCAGTCCCCTCTAGTGGCAGACCTGGTGCCAATCTCacaatttaatttatatatttatttaaaggaGGTGGGGAAGAGGGGAGGTGAGGAAACCGTCAATAAAACAGGCAtacttatcatcatcatcatcattattgttattattattattacaattacTTATGATTATTAGGACTCAAAAGATTGGTTTTTTTCCCTAGATGTTAGTGATCAAACAAGAGTGTCtttttaatgaaacatttttaaactttgaaGTGATTCTATTGAGTTAAGTGCtgtttcagatgtttttatCTATTGTAGCTATACCACATCGTAACCAGATGCAACCACTTTATGCGCTCTGAAGGTAGACATACCTTGGAGGTTGGTGACCACGACCTTTGTGTCATAGGAACCGGTGAGCAGGTAGTGCGCTCCGGGGGAAAACCTAACGGACCGAACGTCACTGGTGTGCGGCCGGTACACCTGGACGATGCGTCCTCCTCTGATGTCATACAGCATGCATGCACTATCTTCCTGTCCTGTTGCTAGGAGACGGCCACTAGGATCAACTGCGACTGAGGCAACTGGACTGCCTGTGTAGTAAAGAAGAAGGGGTGTAGTTGTATGAACTGATAACTGTCATTATTTTCAAATCGAGAACAACAGAACCAATGATAACATTTACTATTTCTGGTATCTTGGCTCACAATTCCCAAACACTTGCTGTATTAACATTTGAAACACATGATGCGAGCCAAACCTGAGCCATGGAAAGCAGTTCCCACTACCCGCACACAGCTGGGCACTCTGAGGTCCCAGAAACGCACCGTCTTATCTTGAGAGCCGGAAGCGATCATCCAGCCGCCCCACGTGTACAGAGACAGGATGTGTcctgaagagagagagacacattGTCCACTTTCAGCATcatcctttctctctctgactTCCACTTTGATTTGTGCTGGACAGATGGAGGGATGGAGCAGTTACCTGTATGTCCACTGAGGGCGTGCAGACCCTGTCCTCTCTGGCagtctgtggtgtagatgtTACAGTCTCCGGCCCCGGCACTGATCAAGATGGCTCCTCCACTTTCAGGCCCCTCCATGAAGGCCAGGTCTCGTATGGTACCGTCATGCATGCTAAACTCCAGGTCTGGGCCTAGGatgcacaaaaataaacaaaaatgagaatACTGGCAACGCCAACAAACGGGACGACCGCCACACATTCACGCTGAGAACGCTTACCTGTGGCGTTGCATGTCTCTGCGCTGAAAGGCAGGACTTTGACATATTTGTCATTGGAGCCTGTAGCCAGCAGCTGCCCACAGTGGCTCCAGGCCACGCAGTAGATGGACCCTTTGTGGTGTTTGTTCCTTTTAAAACGAACCACCGGCTGCTTTGTTGGACTTGAACCACTGAGGAGAGGAAAAGGTGGTCAGCTACTGTATGCAGAGATGAAAATAAACAGTTACTGGTTTGAACTTTCCAGCTATTTACACACTAACTTTAACTAATATGGAAGAGAAGTTTATAAGCTAACTGACAGATCAGTGACCACATGGCAACCACCAGTCGCTATGGGAAACTGTGTATTGCACATCTAGTTGCTGGCTGTTATGTGGCCATTAAAAGGTACTAAAAAGTCTACTTTTCACTCATATTTTCAAGGAACAGAAGCAAAAAGATGGATTTTAACAGTGATGTGATGGATCAtactaaacaaaaaaatggaaaaaagaacaTCTGTTAACAGTTAACATTCACTGTGTACCTACAGAGTGTGTGCTATAGCGATCTGACCCTGTATTAGCTGTaatgtgttctgttttttgatttttgttacCTCGTGTCGAGCGCCTCTGGATAAGCGCACACGCGTAGCGTTTTGGAGTTGGAGCCCACAGCGTACAGCGCTCCAGATGGGTGAAAGGCAACGGCTCGAATAGCCTGAGTGTCTTCCAAAGAATGCACCGGTACAAACAGGCTTTTTGGTTTGTCACCCTGAAAACACGCCATATACGAAAAACACACATTAGCAATGAGATTACACCACCGTAATCTCACCTGATCGTCTCTACCCTATGACATGCATACTGCTGTGACATCACTGCcattcagataaaactgttATAATCCGCTTAGCCAAATTAGCATTACACTGGATCATTTTAAAGTAcaatgtaaacaacatgaacttTAAAACACACCACACAAGGTCAGAGCTAAACTATGGGTAACACCTGAGTAACAACCTGAAACTGATTATTAACACCAGGTCTGTCATAACTGTTATTTTTAGTGACGGCTGTCATTCTGCTgtcaccgtgtgtgtgtgtgtgtgtgtgtgtgtgtgtgtgtgtgtgtgtgtgtgtgtgtgtgtgtgtgtgtccgtccCTACCTCTTTAATTCGGGATAAAGAGCCTGGAGAGTCACCTTGTTGGCCTCCTTTTGGTTGTTGCccactgtaaaaaacaaacaaacaaaaaacaggggTCAATAAATCAACAAGCAggtctaaaaaacaaaaacaaacaaaagcaaactcaCACAAACCTCATTGTGACGACAGGGGACTCATTTGGAGGCGGCACAGGCCGACCCCCTACGGTGCGTTGCGGGGTGCTGCTGAGCACCCCTCCCCCTTGGGTCCGGCTCTGCTCGGGGGTTACAGACGGAGGGTTGTTATTGTCCTCGGAGGCGGGCGTGTTCCCGTTGCCATTACACTGCTGCGTCAGAGACTTTACCTCCTCTCCCAAATTCTCCATCCCCACGTTGAGCTCTTCCAGCTTCTGGATGGACCTGCAACAACCAAACACACAAGTTCTGTCTCCAAAGAGGaaacttgtttttctctttctacTAAAGACTTTTACCCGCAGGCCGACAGCCTGGTTAGAACTACAAAGGGAAGATGATAAAGGAAAACTCaaatattaatgtaattatGCACAGCTAGCCTTGTGAATAATGTAGAGTGCTACGTAGACTGGGAGAGGGAGGATGGGGAGGATGGGGAGGATGTCTCTGAGGGCAAATCAAAGAGCTTTTGTCCctctagaagaaaaaaaacaaatcattttgtCACCTCATTTTTAATCACTGAGCTGAAGCTAACTGAAGTGGTTTTGTGGTTAGAGgacatacagtaaaaacatacaTATAATATAATGCTACTGCAGTTTTGAGAGGAATCTGGGTCTAATATTGtgtacaacacaaacacacatgaggTGGTGGTCCCATGTGTTATGTTGTAGCTGATTAGAGCAGATGGTGCAGTATAGACAGGAGGGGGTGTGCCATGCAAGCGAATCCACATGGGACTCGTCATTTTTAGAGCCTTAATATGTTAACCTTTTCTGACAGCTGCTCCTCTGCTGTTATACGACGGTCAATGTCATGCAGGCTTCACTTCAGCAAGCTGTCCCACAACTACCATGACAAGTGCACCATACCACTGAACAGCTGTCTGTACCATACTTCCCCGAACGGTGAGATGAAGTCTCATTTTGGGGATCTGGTCCATTCTCCCCAGTTTAAGCTAATGCATTGCACTGTTGGTACAACCCAACAATTCAGATAACCACGGGGAGTTCAAAGCCTTCCAGATGTTCTGTGATCAAAAAACCTTCACGTGTTAACAGTGAAACATCTGCagggctatataaatatacagctgctggatgagattaaatgaataaatcaaatGCAAATAAGAagaattcagtttttaaaatgctttggTCGTGCAGTCTACAGACAGACATCTGTATATGAATAAGAAGAATCTGTAAGCAAGCAAAATTTTTAGTATTGGAAGCTTTCTGGTTTCCATTTATCATCTGTTAGGCTCTAATGACCGATGACATTTGAAGGTTTGGGTCATGTGCAGGCATAAAGTCGAGCTAAAGGCAGACTGCATTTGCTCAAATTCAAACTTGACTAATGCTTAATGGAGAATCTGCTTTAATAACTTTTATCACTTTATCCACATTTGAAAACAATGACCGGCAGACTAAACAGGAAGTCTTGGCCTGAATATCCAAAAACCCAACAGGAAGCCCTGAAAATCAGGCCGTTACCTGCGGAGGCTAACTCTGCAGTTTAGCTGACTCAGCTGAGTTGATACAAAAAAGCAGGACGGGACTTTAGAGTAAGAAAGTTTATGTGAATGAAAGGATGAGCTTCAACAAATAAAGGAtcttgtaaacagcatgattaTAGTGCTGAAGTAGACGCTACCCGCCCATGTCTATGAGCctgcttttgtttctttgtgtgaaCCACACCTCtggctgttatttttatttgaggAAACAGAGAATGCACATTCCTCATCTTGCAAAGAGCATTTAAGTCATTTCGTTTGCTGCGTCCGTACCTGTTGAGGAACTTCTCTGTGAGGCTGTGGTGCATGTCGCTGGGAGGGGGCTCCTGCTGGACCCCTCCCTCCAGCAACATCTGCTGGTACAtctgcctctgctgctgcttctgctccAGGTGCTGCTGCACGCGGAGGCGCTGGCGATAATACTCCTCATACTTCTCTGTTGAGTCACGAAGCTGGGAATGAAgcataaatatttaatattagaAGCACATTATTTATACTTTATATCTTATACCTTTCTTTTTATTGAGCTGCATCATGTTGCACACAATTGAAGGGCTAACCTGTAAAACAGGCGGCGTAGTGTGCAACCGACCATGAAATCAAAATGTGTTTCCACCAGACCTGACCTGGCCTGGCCTGCCGTCGCAGAGGATCACCATAATGAAGTTTACATAGAAGGATGATTGGGGCTTTCATGAAGTTACTCATCAACCGTGATTTTATTCTACTGCTTCTTCATTTCAAAGGTTCAGTTCACCGTGAAATCAGATTTCCCTCCAGATTGTTTCGCTGTGAATTGCACAGTTTTGTAGATCAGCTGATGTCACAGATGTCTGCCTTCTCAAGTATACTGAATTTGTGAAAACTATGCAGCCATGTGCTCCAGAAATCATGACCTCTGACTGAAAAGGTCACTGAGATTCTAGGGtatgaatttgaaaatcctacgtCACCTTATCCTCAAGTTACCGtattcacaaacttgggtgaCTATGCCCCCCACCCAGTGAGGTGACAATAATACGCCAGCAGCCTTTAACAACTGaggggtaaaagaaaaaaaaatttaaagaaaaaaaatttaaagaaaaaaatgaaattacaaAACTTGTTGAGAGCAGTTTGATCTAAAAACTAGTAACTGGGTCGTAATATCAGCCAAAAACAAAtgacttttttctcacatgtaCTTTCCATTATATTCAACATAATGCATCTCTACAGTGGACATCCAAACTCACGCAGAAACAATGCAAACTGTTCTaatgctttaaaagaaaaagctgcacaGACCAAGCCACACCAGGCAGCTTCAACACTGCTCAAAGGCAGAAGTGCGATCATGTGACCCCTGCTCCTTGCCAGTTCAGGTATCAGCGGAGGAAGGAGGGGTCAGACAGGGAGCTGAGGACAGATCATTTCCCCTCTCTGTCCTCTGCTTCCTGTCCTCGCAATCTGATGGGAACAGACCTACCGCGTGTCGGGGGGAGGGCAGAGACGCTGGCATCGCGCCAGCTTGGAAAAGGGATAGAgaacagagaggaagagagggcAGGGACGTGACTGTGAGATCACAGAGGTCCCAAAgtctgcttctgtttctggCCTCTTTGTGTGTCTCCAAGGTGACGGGGAAGGCAGAGGAAAGCACCAGCTTCACACTGAGCTGCACAAGAGGCCCCAGAATAGAAACCAtgtgacagacagacacagatacTGTGTTCTCGCTGTGTTTACGGGCAACACGAGGGCATTGATGAATCATTTTTGTGGCTGCGCTCCTAGGCCCTCGAGCCACACGTCCCCACTGACCCCGGATCATGACCTGGATCCACCAGCCTCATTGGTTACAAAAGCAATCATTACAGGAGCATATTATTAATGTTTAAATAGCTAGTGATGACTTTAGAAAGCATAATGCAAATGTGTATGTATGATTTCCTTAATGCACTCTCATCCAGACTAAACAACAAAGCCTGGGCTGCCAATCAGAAGTGAAGAAAGACTAAAATACCAACTAAAGACTAATCGGAACTGGTACTGTAGGCAACACCCATTAACGAAAGAAAACAATTAGAGAAGTTTAATAAAACACAGCACTTGTTTGGAAATGTGTTCGCATGCAACAGGCTTAACCAGTTCAAAAAGCAAAAGTCGCTGATGTTTACCTCATTCCTGTCAGCGGAGCCAGCTGACGGAGCGTCTTCGCCCGGAGCTGAGGCAGGACGGGCGTTCTGGGCTCCAGCTGAGCCCATCATCTTATCCACAGGTGTGTCTGTCCTCGACCTTCACCGAGAAAACACAAACCTCAGAAAATCAATCAAATAAATCAACATCAATAATGGATCTTGCTCCCTTTTTGTATCTCTAGGAAAAGATTTACAGACAGGAATTCTGTTTAAGCTCCAAATCTAAGCTCTTACGTTTCAGGGGATTCCTCGAAGATGCTGTGGCAGTCGGAGCTCTCCATCATGAGACTCCTGCTCAAGCTCTGCCCTCCTGCTCCGGGGTAGTGAAAGTTGGCAAATGAGTGGGACATCGGAGAGACCCCTTTACCCGGCGCTATTTCCCCAGCGCTCGCTCGCTTATCCTGGCCGGAGAGCCCGTAGGACAGCCCGTCCAGCGCTGGGTTCAAGGAGCGCGACATGTAGGTGTCAGCGGACTGCGGGCGACGAAGCGGGGAGGAGGGGTATGGCGACAGTTTGCTGATGAGCGGGGTGAGGAGGTCAGCGTAGCCGGTCTTAGCAGGCTTGACCAAGCGGTCTATGTGGATGTTGAGCTGCTTCTGTTCGAAGGCACAGGAGAAGACGGTCTGGGCGAGGTTCTGCATCCAGGAGAGCAGCGACAGGTCCAGGTCGTCGCAGCCGTTACCGCACAGCATGTCGACACCCAGGAGGACCTCACTCTCTGTGATCTCCTCGCCCGTCGCTTTGCTCTGCACATAAGCGTCCGAGAAAGACCGGTTAGAGGCACAAACTCACTCAGGCCGCAGTCtttatgtttagttttagcgTTTCACACCTGGCAGAACTCGACACAGCACTCATAGAGGACTCCCTTGAGAAGCAGCTGAAATAGTCGATCCCTGCTGGCCTTGAATCCCGCCTCACTCAGCTTCCTGTCTGCGGGGATGAACTCGGCCACCATGGTGCAGGCCTCCTCGAAACACTGAACTCTGGCCGTGCTCGGGTTCCAGTCCTGAGGGGACGCAAACAGAGAAAtaagacacaaaagaaaacacatacacagtttcctcctgctgcttcGATATTATGCAAGTCTTATTCTGTAACAGCAGACTGCGTGCCTTGAACTCAGCATGGTTTGTGAGGCGAGGGAGTGTGAGGAGCAGACACAGCTTGCTGTAGTCGTCTTTAGACGGACAGAACTCCTCCAGGGCGTGGAGGCATTTGACAGCTTCCTGCATGGTGAactccagctgaaaacacatgaaatatatatttttatgtaacaGATGATCAAGGAGACGATTCTctctaaaaaacagaatcaagCTTCTCTCAGACAGCAcactattgttttgttttttgccctctCGCACTGCCACACGCTGAAAAATCACCACCAGCACACAATCAGGCCCGTATCACAGCAAGTAATACACACCCCCAGCTACAATATTAACTGTGAGCATGCTCACTAGTACACGATATGCACAGATGTCCAAAGAAGTGTGAGCTAATCCAGTTTAACAGGACATGATGGCTCCGACAAAGCATCACAGGCAGCATCCACAACTACGTCATGTTACAGCAGACTCATTGCTAGCCTAATTTAAGGGGATAGATGGGGTTTTCACGCAAGTCTGGTTGTCTGATTATACCATATAGTGTGTGTTTGACTTCAAATTATTAGCAATTAGGACTAACAGAGAAATTAGAATCATCTCTCATATGAATCTTTTATAGCCTCAGCAGGGGTTTATGACAATGtgaatattttattatgtacatATTATTTctgcaaaacatttaaaaaggctCTGAAAGTTAAATATGTCTGGACTCTTTTGGTCTGGTACATGTAATAACCCATCTATTACCAAGAAATCCAGCCATCTATTTTCCTTTTACCCAATTCAGGGGGAGTTtagtctatcccagctgtcactggGCAAAACGTGGGGTACTCACTGGACAGGCTGCCAGTCCATGGCAGGACCACCATTCATGCTCTCATTTCCACCTACGACctatttagaatcaccaattaaccaaaCATGATGTCGGAGGAAGCCGAGGTACCCACACAgccacagggagaacatgcaaactccacacagaaagcccCTGGCCGGCCGGCAGAGTCAAACCCTGAACATTCTTGCTGTggggcaacagtgctaaccactgtaccACCGTAGCATTAGGCTTTAAAGAATGTGTTCCTGATCCTTGTTCCTAACGCTGTCCTACTGGTGTACGAGATCCAGAACAAGGAGGGAGAAAACCGTCATAATCAGCTGTCACAGGTGGACAGATGATTTTTGTTAAGTGTTTTATCCACAACAGCAAACAACTTCATCAAAGGAGCAAATAAAGACCTTAATCCAGATAATCTCTGACCGCAGTGTGGCCATCAGTCACTCCTTAAATGTCACTGCCACCACCATTAAACACAGACCCACAGACATAACCCACCCACTTATAAGCAGAGAGCTTTTAAGCGGACTTCCACTGTTTCCTTTTCAAACAATACACATTACAAACAGTTTGCACCTGTTTTTATCTTTGAGAGTGACCCACCTTGTTTACAGCCTAACAACACGTGACTGTTATAAAGGTTGGACATTCAGATTTTGTTTGGGAGGTTTGAATGACAGTCTGTAGTTTTCTGACTTACGTGCTGTGGCTCGTCTTCTGCAGACATGGCGTTATTCACACACAGAGCCTCCAGAAACTTCTGCTTGAGGATGATGTAACGAAACCTGGTGGCAAAATTTTgtcctttaaatatttttacataCACTTAGGAAAACATTATATCATCTGTTTGTTTTAGTTATCAGCAACAAAGTGTCAAATaggtaaaatgaactgaatatgTGAAAAgctgcaacaaaaaaaaccatagGCAGCCTAACCTTTTTCTGTCAAACTTGTCCATGCACTCCAGAGGCTGAATGAACTGCAGGACCTCATCCCACTGCCCGTCGAGGACCAGTTGCctgaaacaaaatatttatatgACCTATGAATGAGAAGACTCACAGTAACATAAGGGAGCAAGGGTTTTTTGAATATCTTGTGTTTACTACAGCAAAATGACAGCATATAACAGAAACTTGACACTATTTGGTGAACcactaaaatgtattttaatactCAGATTCAGCAGACTGGCTTACTTCCAAAGCAGCACTCAAACATCCAGTGCGGAGGTGCAGTGTTACACTATCCTCACTGTAGAAGATGCTATCAGAAACACTAAACTTACTGGACTGACTGGAGCAGTTTCCCATTGCTCCTACTTAACAGTAATTCTCACACACCTGTATCTAGTCTGTACAGAGTGACCATTGAGTTCACTTACCTGAGGA harbors:
- the wdr47a gene encoding WD repeat-containing protein 47 is translated as MTAEETINVKEVEIIKVILDFLNSRKLHISMLALEKESGVINGLYSDDMLFLRQLVLDGQWDEVLQFIQPLECMDKFDRKRFRYIILKQKFLEALCVNNAMSAEDEPQHLEFTMQEAVKCLHALEEFCPSKDDYSKLCLLLTLPRLTNHAEFKDWNPSTARVQCFEEACTMVAEFIPADRKLSEAGFKASRDRLFQLLLKGVLYECCVEFCQSKATGEEITESEVLLGVDMLCGNGCDDLDLSLLSWMQNLAQTVFSCAFEQKQLNIHIDRLVKPAKTGYADLLTPLISKLSPYPSSPLRRPQSADTYMSRSLNPALDGLSYGLSGQDKRASAGEIAPGKGVSPMSHSFANFHYPGAGGQSLSRSLMMESSDCHSIFEESPETSRTDTPVDKMMGSAGAQNARPASAPGEDAPSAGSADRNELRDSTEKYEEYYRQRLRVQQHLEQKQQQRQMYQQMLLEGGVQQEPPPSDMHHSLTEKFLNRSIQKLEELNVGMENLGEEVKSLTQQCNGNGNTPASEDNNNPPSVTPEQSRTQGGGVLSSTPQRTVGGRPVPPPNESPVVTMSGQQPKGGQQGDSPGSLSRIKEGDKPKSLFVPVHSLEDTQAIRAVAFHPSGALYAVGSNSKTLRVCAYPEALDTSGSSPTKQPVVRFKRNKHHKGSIYCVAWSHCGQLLATGSNDKYVKVLPFSAETCNATGPDLEFSMHDGTIRDLAFMEGPESGGAILISAGAGDCNIYTTDCQRGQGLHALSGHTGHILSLYTWGGWMIASGSQDKTVRFWDLRVPSCVRVVGTAFHGSGSPVASVAVDPSGRLLATGQEDSACMLYDIRGGRIVQVYRPHTSDVRSVRFSPGAHYLLTGSYDTKVVVTNLQGDLTKQLPLTVVGEHGDKVIQCRWHTQDLSFLSSSADRTVTLWTHNP